A segment of the Desulfitobacterium dehalogenans ATCC 51507 genome:
CCGAAGAAGCCCTTCAGGGATATAACGGGGAATAAGGCTTCACTTGCATCTCCTGACGGGGCCTTTACCGTGTAGAAAAGAAGGAGTTGGTTTTCATCCAGCATCACATAATCCACCGTCAAAGACACTCCATTAGGAAAGGTATGGCTTTTGCCAATCAGCTGGCCTTTGCCTAGATTATTCAGCTCTCTCAGGGTTCCGTCCATCACTTGATCATAGCCGAAAAGTTGCTTGCCATAGGAAGCAATGACATCATAATTAAAGCTGATAAGAAGAGCGAAGACAAGAGCCACGGCGATCTTCATTTGTTTGGCATGGCGTTGATAAAAGGACAAGGGCTTTTGCTCCGCTTTTTCCAGGGCATAGCGCAGCCTCATTTCCAGTTCATCCGGCACTTGGGTGCTATCCATTTGAGCCTTGCCCCTTTCGAATAATTCCTCAATATTCTTCATCCCTGTTCCACCTCCATCCTTTGTTTTAACTTTTGTAGCCCTGTGTGCATTCTTGATTTCACTGTACCCAGGGGAATTTTTAATAGGTCAGCGATGGTTTGATAATCCATATCCAGTAGAAATCGCAGCCTTAGAACCTCCTGATAGTGTGGCTTCAATTGGGTCAAATAGGCTTCAAAGGCCATTTGTTCTTCATGCTCATGAAATGACCCTTCATAGGATCCTTCAGGCAGCTCCTGGAGCAAGATAACTTTTTTCTTTTGACGCAAATTTTGTTTGCAGCAATTAACTAAAATGGTTTTACTCCAGCTATAAAATGCCGTTTCATCCTTTAGACCCCTAATATTTTCGAACACCTTGAGGATCATGTCTTCCATAGCATCCAAAGCATCTTCCTGATCCTTCATATAGATATAAGCCAGACGATAATAGTCCTGCTTCCGACTCATGATCAGTTGAATCAAGGCTTCTTTATCCCCTTTTCGGGCTTGTTTCACTCTGTCTATAGCCTCTTGTTCCACTTCGCCACCTCTCTTTCTATAAGTAAGAGTATTTAACCTGGAAAAAAGTTCGCATATCACATACGAAAAACAACCGCTGCCCTAAAATCAGTTCAGGGCAGGGTTGTTATTAATCACTACATTCCTGAGTACGTTTATTATGCCATATATAGCCAAACATGCAAAGCTTCTACCCCATCAAGAGGGCCGTTATGGTCCCCAGGCTTGCGCCGATCATTATGTCCGACGGATAATGCATACCCAGATAAACTCTGGAGAAAGCGACGATGGAGGCGAGGCTATAGAAAAGGATGAATGAGGAGGGAATAGCCAGAACCAGCACGGTAGCTATACAGAAGATGGCGGTGGAATGTCCGGAGGGAAAGGATGCATCCCGGAGAGGCTTTGTACCCATCATTACTCCGTCCAGAGAATTTCCGTCTGATCCGTAAGAACTCCTTTGACGCA
Coding sequences within it:
- a CDS encoding RNA polymerase sigma factor, whose translation is MEQEAIDRVKQARKGDKEALIQLIMSRKQDYYRLAYIYMKDQEDALDAMEDMILKVFENIRGLKDETAFYSWSKTILVNCCKQNLRQKKKVILLQELPEGSYEGSFHEHEEQMAFEAYLTQLKPHYQEVLRLRFLLDMDYQTIADLLKIPLGTVKSRMHTGLQKLKQRMEVEQG
- a CDS encoding phosphatase PAP2 family protein, with the protein product MMGTKPLRDASFPSGHSTAIFCIATVLVLAIPSSFILFYSLASIVAFSRVYLGMHYPSDIMIGASLGTITALLMG